In Oscillatoria acuminata PCC 6304, a single window of DNA contains:
- a CDS encoding GDYXXLXY domain-containing protein encodes MENEQPSSPQKIKPSLVIGRFLIPLFIQTAAMLTVAFSAVQTERNGELVTLETEPVNLSKFIRNSANRVSYNISSFQKLEEIPGWEELPGTPVPCPRNNQPRNRQKNQCNPDAKLLDPDLTLYVILEPPTTEETGEVPTPWVAVGLSGDRPMELGENQVMIKGKSSEDLVEYEGEKFYLMRSQREEILETLDLTDQEEQLEPLMIQLKVNPRGYAVPVKLWIGDRNYSLSN; translated from the coding sequence ATGGAAAACGAGCAGCCTTCTTCTCCCCAAAAAATCAAACCCAGCTTAGTAATCGGTCGATTTTTAATTCCTCTGTTCATTCAAACTGCCGCCATGCTAACCGTGGCATTTTCGGCGGTTCAGACCGAAAGGAATGGAGAATTAGTGACCTTAGAAACTGAACCTGTTAATTTGAGTAAATTTATTAGAAATTCTGCCAATCGGGTCAGTTATAACATTTCCAGCTTCCAAAAACTAGAAGAAATTCCCGGATGGGAAGAACTGCCGGGAACTCCTGTGCCTTGTCCCCGGAATAACCAACCCCGAAATCGGCAGAAGAATCAGTGTAATCCAGACGCAAAATTGTTAGACCCGGATTTGACCCTCTATGTTATTTTGGAACCGCCGACAACGGAAGAAACTGGGGAAGTGCCAACGCCTTGGGTCGCGGTGGGGTTAAGTGGCGATCGGCCAATGGAATTAGGGGAAAATCAAGTCATGATTAAGGGGAAATCCTCAGAAGATTTGGTGGAGTATGAGGGAGAAAAATTTTACCTAATGCGATCGCAACGGGAGGAAATATTGGAAACTTTAGATTTGACCGACCAGGAGGAACAACTCGAACCCTTAATGATCCAGCTCAAAGTGAATCCGCGCGGATATGCCGTGCCAGTGAAGTTGTGGATCGGCGATCGCAACTATTCCCTCTCAAATTGA
- a CDS encoding YegS/Rv2252/BmrU family lipid kinase — protein MSTRSACLIFNPCSGKGNPEAELKQIFSLLEPEIKLDIRYTKPDLEPSQLAHEAVARGVDLVIASGGDGTVSAVAEALITTEIPLGVIPRGTANAFAVALGIPTNIPDACQTILHGLIRAIDGATCNGKPCILLTGVGWEAETVEQADREAKNWFGAMAYLVAGIEKLWDMQSFQVELEMDGEISTLRAIAVTIANAAPPTSVLAQGPGGVIPDDGLLDVTILSTQTEMSTLGAVSSLMTGALRGVASQHNDVLYLRTNRIKVTTNPPQKVTVDGEIRGTTPIEMECVPLSLNVMVPEI, from the coding sequence ATGAGCACCCGTTCAGCTTGCTTAATTTTTAATCCCTGTTCTGGGAAAGGCAATCCCGAGGCCGAACTCAAACAAATTTTCTCACTTTTAGAACCAGAAATTAAACTGGATATCCGCTATACGAAACCCGATTTAGAACCCAGTCAACTGGCCCATGAAGCAGTCGCTCGGGGGGTGGATTTAGTGATTGCCTCCGGTGGCGATGGCACCGTTTCGGCGGTAGCTGAAGCCTTAATTACTACAGAAATTCCCTTAGGGGTGATCCCCCGAGGGACCGCCAATGCCTTTGCTGTTGCCTTGGGAATTCCCACCAATATCCCCGATGCTTGTCAGACGATTTTACATGGACTAATTCGGGCGATCGATGGCGCAACTTGCAACGGAAAACCCTGCATTTTGCTCACGGGAGTGGGATGGGAAGCCGAAACCGTGGAACAAGCCGATCGCGAGGCCAAAAACTGGTTTGGCGCAATGGCTTATTTGGTCGCCGGAATCGAGAAACTCTGGGATATGCAGTCTTTTCAAGTCGAGCTTGAGATGGACGGAGAAATCAGCACCTTACGGGCGATCGCCGTCACCATTGCCAATGCTGCACCGCCCACCTCTGTCCTCGCCCAAGGGCCTGGAGGCGTCATCCCCGATGATGGATTGCTGGATGTCACGATTCTATCCACCCAGACTGAAATGAGTACCTTGGGAGCCGTTTCTAGCTTAATGACTGGCGCATTACGAGGAGTCGCTTCTCAACACAATGATGTCCTCTACCTGCGGACAAATCGCATCAAAGTGACCACCAATCCCCCCCAAAAAGTGACCGTTGATGGGGAAATCCGAGGGACCACACCGATAGAAATGGAATGCGTTCCCCTGAGTCTAAATGTCATGGTTCCGGAGATCTAA
- a CDS encoding DUF433 domain-containing protein: MVKATENRYIVRDDEILGGEPIIKGTRTPVRAIVETWRMGVLPEEIPIGMPHLTLAQVFDALSYYSDNQEEIHQYIERNRIPDELIDPLVKGL, translated from the coding sequence ATGGTTAAAGCAACAGAAAATCGTTATATTGTCAGAGATGATGAAATATTGGGGGGCGAACCGATTATCAAAGGCACTCGTACCCCAGTTAGAGCCATTGTGGAAACCTGGCGCATGGGAGTGTTGCCGGAAGAAATTCCCATCGGAATGCCCCATCTAACCCTAGCCCAGGTCTTTGATGCCTTGAGCTACTACAGCGACAACCAGGAAGAGATTCACCAGTATATTGAGCGCAATCGCATCCCCGATGAATTAATCGATCCATTGGTGAAAGGGCTATGA
- a CDS encoding DUF5615 family PIN-like protein, translated as MTDVFIRLYLDEDVNVLVADLLKARGFDVITARDAGTLHSSDPEQLAYAVSQQRVLLTHNRVDFEELAQAYFSSEQIHYGMIFAVRRPPPQIVQRLLVILNEVTADEMENQVRYI; from the coding sequence ATGACTGATGTATTTATCCGTCTCTATCTGGATGAAGATGTGAATGTCCTGGTGGCAGACTTGCTCAAAGCCAGAGGGTTTGATGTCATCACTGCGCGGGACGCGGGAACCCTTCACAGTAGTGATCCTGAACAACTTGCCTACGCCGTCAGTCAACAGAGGGTGTTACTCACCCATAACCGAGTTGATTTTGAGGAACTCGCCCAGGCATACTTTTCCTCTGAACAAATTCACTATGGGATGATTTTTGCCGTGCGCCGTCCACCGCCACAAATCGTCCAGCGACTTCTAGTAATTTTGAACGAAGTTACAGCCGATGAAATGGAAAATCAAGTGCGATATATCTAA
- the sipA gene encoding regulatory protein SipA, which translates to MSKEFTLGDRVRVVALPAYLKTAEPIPMLRPPNAVSLGEEGTIFDRKPGGYWSVRFKKGAFLIESHYIEPIQESVETSQEGTTENE; encoded by the coding sequence ATGTCAAAAGAATTCACCCTGGGCGATCGCGTCCGGGTTGTCGCCTTACCCGCCTACCTCAAAACCGCTGAACCCATCCCCATGCTCCGTCCACCCAACGCCGTCAGCTTGGGGGAAGAAGGTACAATTTTTGATCGCAAACCCGGAGGATATTGGAGCGTCCGCTTTAAAAAAGGGGCGTTTCTCATCGAAAGCCACTATATTGAACCCATCCAGGAATCCGTAGAAACATCTCAGGAAGGAACCACCGAAAACGAATGA
- a CDS encoding DUF192 domain-containing protein — MNSLAQLIVTSLSLFLLGCAPSGLPPSATAQPQGESVSFSPRVQIERGQDLPITAQTTIGDQIIELEVATTPQQQAIGLMHRSEIAPNRGMLFPFNPPRPVTFWMKNVEINLDMIFLRDGEVLAIAADVPPCTTDPCPFYGPPNTPIDHVLELGGGRAAELGIQVGDQIAIDFFE; from the coding sequence ATGAATAGTTTAGCCCAGTTAATCGTCACCAGTCTCAGCCTGTTTTTATTGGGTTGTGCACCGTCGGGGTTACCCCCCTCTGCCACCGCCCAACCCCAGGGGGAGAGCGTGTCTTTCTCACCAAGAGTCCAAATAGAGAGGGGACAAGATTTGCCTATTACCGCACAAACAACCATCGGCGACCAAATTATTGAATTAGAAGTGGCAACCACGCCACAACAACAGGCGATCGGACTGATGCACCGAAGTGAGATTGCGCCCAATCGGGGGATGTTGTTTCCATTTAATCCTCCCAGACCCGTCACTTTTTGGATGAAAAACGTTGAAATTAACCTGGATATGATATTTTTGCGGGATGGAGAAGTCCTGGCGATCGCTGCCGATGTTCCCCCCTGTACCACCGACCCTTGTCCCTTCTACGGACCGCCAAATACCCCCATTGATCATGTTCTCGAACTAGGAGGAGGACGCGCTGCGGAACTGGGAATACAAGTGGGCGATCAAATTGCGATCGACTTTTTTGAGTAA
- the coaD gene encoding pantetheine-phosphate adenylyltransferase, with the protein MIAIYPGSFDPITLGHLDIIERGCKLFDQVIVAVVLNPNKTPLFTVQERLEQIRLATPHLSNLEIDCFEGLTVNYARIRGASVLLRGLRVLSDFELELQMAHTNKTLATEIETVFLATSNEYSFLSSSVVKEVARFGGSIDHLVPQHVALDIYRCYAKTQPGLTQTTDRVSQKNLPSTSRDS; encoded by the coding sequence GTGATTGCAATTTATCCGGGCAGCTTTGATCCCATTACCCTAGGTCACCTTGACATCATAGAGCGAGGGTGTAAGCTGTTTGATCAGGTGATTGTGGCGGTGGTGCTTAATCCCAATAAAACCCCACTGTTTACCGTGCAAGAGCGTTTAGAGCAGATTCGCCTTGCAACTCCCCATTTGTCTAATTTAGAAATAGACTGTTTTGAGGGCTTGACGGTGAACTATGCCAGAATTCGAGGGGCGAGTGTCCTGTTACGGGGACTGCGAGTGCTCTCGGACTTTGAGCTAGAACTCCAGATGGCTCATACGAACAAAACCCTAGCCACTGAAATCGAGACCGTTTTTTTAGCAACTTCTAACGAATATAGCTTTTTAAGCAGTAGTGTAGTAAAGGAAGTTGCCCGATTTGGCGGCTCCATCGATCACCTTGTTCCCCAGCACGTTGCGCTTGATATCTACCGATGTTACGCCAAAACACAGCCCGGATTGACCCAGACGACAGATCGAGTCTCCCAGAAGAATCTCCCGAGCACGAGCAGGGACTCCTAG
- a CDS encoding CheR family methyltransferase: MTANDQTSIFEALLEYLRQSRGFDFVGYKRSSLQRRVTKRMQVHQIDNFGDYLEYLKVHPEEFPALFNTILINVTSFFRDLTAWKYLASHTLPQIIKHKSPEEPLRFWTAGCASGEEAYTLAILLVETLGIEDCLRRVKIYATDVDEEALTQARNATYKAKDIESISEEFQQRYFRRVGDRFGLDGDLRRLVIFGRHDLIHDAPISRLDLLICRNTLMYFNAETQKRVLARFHFSLKDTGFVFLGKAEMLLTHSDLFSPLNLQHRIFQKVRKMDRRDRLLVLAQNRTEEAGRRSTLNIRLLEAAFNAIPLAQIIVDSDSNLVLANQLARSRFGIDRQDLGRRFQDLEISYRPVELRSQIERVYKEGNSILVSDVIRTWSDGSVQYLDIEISPLQQNTSAPLGVSITFNEVTRYHQLQEQLERSNQELETVNEELQSSNEELETTNEELQSSHEELETTNEELQSTNEELETMNEELQSSNEELQTINDDLGQKTIELNQCNVFLESIFASLQSAVIVVDRQFQIQTWNEAAQNLWGPKADEVQKQSLFNLDIGLPVERLRDPLYQCLSGTQPGQEILIDALNRQGGSIQCRLSFNPLKDGSKEPHGVILLIKEV; encoded by the coding sequence ATGACTGCAAATGATCAGACTTCAATATTTGAAGCACTTCTAGAGTATCTGCGCCAATCGCGCGGCTTTGATTTTGTTGGATATAAGCGCTCCTCCCTCCAGCGTCGAGTCACCAAGCGAATGCAGGTGCATCAGATTGACAACTTTGGGGATTACCTGGAATACTTGAAAGTTCACCCAGAAGAATTCCCCGCCTTATTCAACACCATCTTAATTAACGTTACTAGCTTTTTTCGAGATCTCACGGCATGGAAATACTTAGCCTCCCATACCCTGCCGCAGATTATCAAACACAAATCCCCAGAAGAACCCCTACGCTTCTGGACTGCGGGTTGTGCCTCGGGAGAAGAAGCCTACACCTTGGCGATTTTACTCGTAGAAACCCTCGGCATTGAAGACTGTCTGCGACGGGTGAAAATTTACGCCACCGATGTAGATGAGGAAGCCTTGACACAGGCACGGAATGCCACCTATAAAGCCAAAGATATCGAGTCTATCTCGGAGGAATTCCAGCAGCGATACTTTAGGCGGGTCGGCGATCGCTTCGGATTGGATGGGGATCTGCGTCGGCTAGTCATCTTTGGTCGTCATGACTTGATTCATGATGCTCCCATTTCTCGCCTGGATTTGCTGATATGCCGCAACACCCTGATGTATTTTAATGCAGAAACCCAAAAGCGGGTTCTGGCTCGCTTTCATTTTTCACTCAAAGATACGGGCTTTGTATTTTTGGGTAAAGCCGAAATGCTACTCACTCACAGCGATCTGTTTAGTCCCTTAAACTTACAGCACCGGATCTTTCAGAAAGTGCGAAAAATGGACCGGCGCGATCGCCTTTTAGTCTTAGCGCAGAATAGAACAGAAGAAGCCGGGAGGCGATCGACTTTAAATATCCGCCTGTTGGAGGCCGCTTTTAATGCGATCCCTCTGGCGCAAATTATAGTAGACTCTGACAGCAATCTCGTCCTAGCCAATCAGTTAGCTCGGTCCCGTTTTGGCATTGACCGTCAGGACCTGGGACGACGGTTCCAGGATTTAGAAATTTCTTACCGTCCCGTGGAGTTGCGATCGCAGATTGAACGGGTCTACAAAGAAGGCAACTCGATTCTCGTCAGCGATGTGATCCGCACTTGGAGCGATGGCAGCGTTCAGTATTTGGATATCGAAATCTCCCCGTTACAGCAAAATACCAGCGCTCCCCTCGGCGTGAGTATCACGTTTAACGAAGTCACTCGCTATCACCAGTTACAAGAGCAACTGGAACGGTCTAACCAGGAACTCGAAACGGTGAATGAGGAACTCCAGTCCAGCAATGAGGAACTGGAGACGACTAACGAGGAACTCCAGTCCAGCCATGAAGAACTGGAGACGACCAATGAAGAACTCCAGTCTACCAATGAAGAACTAGAGACGATGAATGAGGAACTTCAATCCAGCAATGAGGAACTTCAAACTATCAATGATGACCTCGGGCAAAAAACCATAGAACTGAATCAATGTAATGTTTTTTTAGAGTCTATTTTTGCTAGTCTGCAATCAGCGGTGATTGTGGTAGACCGTCAATTCCAAATTCAAACTTGGAACGAAGCGGCCCAAAATCTCTGGGGACCAAAAGCGGATGAAGTGCAGAAACAATCTCTCTTTAACCTGGATATTGGCTTACCTGTGGAACGTCTGCGCGACCCCCTTTATCAATGCTTGAGTGGCACACAACCGGGTCAAGAAATCCTCATCGATGCTTTGAATCGTCAGGGTGGGTCGATTCAGTGCCGCCTGAGCTTTAATCCACTTAAAGATGGGAGCAAAGAACCTCATGGGGTGATTCTTTTAATCAAGGAAGTTTAA
- a CDS encoding DUF2157 domain-containing protein, with protein MVSEKFRRQLRTEARSWTMEGLISEDQYQELSSRYGFESLDRPNQIRFVAILVGLGALLISSGAIALVQANWDIWSRETKTAILVGLFIAVNLCAFYLWGDPLGRSYRFPKWQTRTGHGLFFLSSLLLGLNMSLIGEIFLMSPSLGEFSLIWGLAVLVMAYSLRLTGCGILATLLIGAGYWPGLAQVYQGEGLFWIRTVILHLPLISAFLLVPLAYWCRSPWIFGLATLVLIQSVQVNLIVGFSLLNVPNHWMLAIAYALPPALLWSYDDQPWQVTSLFEGSKDIPHFRPIARTFALIFLALSFYVISFHWFWSSTSPLSPWDPTIAEIPLQQGFAYLLDVLIVLGSWLALVWHFGSPGENFRRFSSPDAYLNHAIALVIAIATGMLFWHFGIQPLPLLGPLIFNILLFLLAYGLMRRGLTQGDRRIFWWGTLLLTLQILTRVLEYETGLVLKSIVFVLCGMATIAIGLAVGSRIQPVEQEDLT; from the coding sequence ATGGTTTCGGAAAAGTTTCGCCGCCAATTACGCACAGAGGCTCGTTCATGGACAATGGAGGGCTTGATTTCCGAGGATCAGTATCAAGAATTGTCCAGTCGCTATGGGTTTGAAAGCCTCGATCGCCCGAATCAGATTCGGTTTGTTGCCATCCTGGTGGGGTTGGGCGCATTGCTAATCAGTAGCGGTGCGATCGCCCTAGTCCAAGCGAATTGGGATATCTGGTCCCGAGAAACTAAAACTGCCATACTGGTGGGACTCTTCATTGCCGTGAATCTCTGCGCTTTCTATTTGTGGGGCGATCCCCTGGGGCGATCGTATCGCTTCCCCAAATGGCAAACTCGCACCGGCCACGGATTATTCTTTCTAAGTTCCCTCCTCCTCGGGTTAAACATGAGCCTGATTGGGGAAATCTTCCTCATGAGTCCATCCCTGGGAGAATTTTCGTTAATTTGGGGGTTAGCAGTCCTGGTCATGGCCTACAGCTTGCGTTTGACCGGCTGTGGGATTTTAGCGACTCTGTTAATTGGGGCCGGATACTGGCCCGGTTTAGCCCAGGTGTATCAGGGAGAGGGATTGTTTTGGATCCGCACCGTCATCCTCCATCTGCCCTTAATTTCCGCCTTTCTGTTAGTGCCCCTCGCCTACTGGTGCCGATCGCCCTGGATTTTTGGATTGGCGACCCTGGTCCTGATTCAGTCGGTGCAAGTCAATCTAATCGTGGGGTTCAGTCTGCTGAATGTGCCGAATCATTGGATGCTGGCGATCGCCTACGCCTTACCGCCTGCACTCTTGTGGAGTTATGACGATCAACCCTGGCAAGTCACCTCCCTATTTGAGGGCAGCAAAGATATCCCCCATTTTCGACCCATCGCCCGCACCTTTGCCCTGATCTTTCTCGCCCTCTCGTTTTATGTAATTTCCTTCCATTGGTTTTGGTCCTCCACTTCCCCTCTCTCGCCTTGGGACCCCACCATAGCTGAAATTCCCCTCCAACAAGGGTTTGCCTACCTCCTTGATGTGCTAATCGTCCTCGGGAGTTGGCTGGCCTTGGTGTGGCATTTTGGCAGTCCTGGGGAGAATTTCCGGCGGTTTTCCTCCCCCGATGCCTACTTGAATCATGCGATCGCCCTGGTGATTGCGATCGCCACCGGGATGCTGTTTTGGCATTTTGGCATCCAACCCTTACCCTTGCTGGGTCCGTTAATATTTAACATCCTGCTATTTTTGTTAGCATACGGATTGATGCGTCGGGGTCTCACCCAAGGCGATCGGCGAATTTTTTGGTGGGGTACGCTCTTATTAACTTTGCAAATTCTCACCCGAGTCCTGGAGTATGAAACCGGATTAGTCTTGAAATCCATCGTCTTTGTTCTCTGTGGAATGGCCACAATTGCTATTGGCCTTGCCGTCGGCAGTCGGATTCAACCTGTTGAACAGGAAGACTTGACTTGA